A region from the Halobellus litoreus genome encodes:
- a CDS encoding helix-turn-helix domain-containing protein, with product MADILPSRPDLPDDEDKEPRVVGLDSEEVDDLLAAISSTTARELLAELHDEPGTPSEVAERVDTSIQNAQYHLDRLETAGLIESAGTAYSEKGREMTVYAPSDRALVVVAGNEDDTTGLQSALTQLLGGLGVVALGSVVVDRLARAGSASVVSLGSGGDGGSASGGAAGGDGGANLTGATETGTPVGTATEAPEPETVTETAAATETSGDGGGIQIAEATETPTAEPTATQTAESTATPAPAADTPVPEQPPAPTDAPSTPTETVAEATRTATDATETVIETTQAAAGGGDGPLEAVAAAVAALPPGALFFVGGVVALSFVALVWRQ from the coding sequence ATGGCCGACATCCTTCCCTCCCGGCCAGACCTCCCCGACGACGAGGACAAGGAACCGCGCGTCGTCGGCCTCGACAGCGAGGAGGTCGACGACCTCCTGGCGGCGATCTCCTCGACGACCGCCCGGGAACTCCTCGCGGAACTGCACGACGAACCGGGAACGCCCTCGGAGGTCGCCGAGCGCGTCGACACGTCGATCCAGAACGCCCAGTACCACCTCGACCGGCTCGAAACCGCGGGACTCATCGAATCGGCGGGAACGGCCTACTCCGAGAAGGGACGCGAGATGACGGTGTACGCGCCCTCGGACCGCGCCCTCGTGGTCGTCGCCGGCAACGAGGACGACACCACCGGGCTCCAGTCGGCGCTGACGCAGTTGCTCGGCGGACTCGGCGTCGTCGCGCTCGGCAGCGTCGTCGTCGATCGACTCGCCAGGGCCGGCAGTGCCTCGGTGGTCTCGCTCGGCTCCGGGGGCGACGGCGGGAGCGCCTCGGGCGGTGCAGCGGGCGGGGACGGCGGGGCGAATCTCACCGGCGCGACCGAAACGGGGACGCCGGTCGGAACCGCGACGGAGGCACCGGAACCCGAGACGGTGACGGAGACGGCGGCAGCGACGGAGACGTCCGGTGACGGCGGCGGGATCCAGATCGCGGAGGCGACAGAGACGCCGACGGCCGAGCCGACCGCGACGCAGACGGCCGAATCGACTGCGACGCCCGCCCCGGCGGCCGATACGCCGGTTCCGGAACAGCCCCCGGCGCCGACGGACGCGCCGTCGACGCCGACGGAGACTGTCGCGGAAGCGACGCGAACCGCAACGGACGCCACCGAGACCGTGATCGAGACCACGCAGGCGGCCGCCGGTGGCGGCGACGGCCCGCTGGAGGCGGTGGCGGCCGCGGTCGCGGCGCTCCCGCCCGGAGCGCTGTTCTTCGTCGGGGGCGTCGTCGCGCTGTCGTTCGTCGCGCTCGTCTGGCGACAGTAG
- a CDS encoding metallophosphoesterase, translating into MLTVVSDTHSTDSHRLTGRTLQAVRDADVVAHTGDFMRESVLDDFEREATRLLGVTGNNDDAGIRSRLPEARNFTFGGLTFAMTHRRPGGPTALPLFGRQRGADVVLFGHSHRPTYEATDDVVLLNPGSHAQPRGNRAAHAELEARTAGGVEGRLVTVDGDVFESFTIAPRGSSTDR; encoded by the coding sequence ATGCTCACGGTCGTCTCCGACACCCACAGTACCGACTCGCACCGCCTCACGGGGCGGACGCTGCAGGCCGTCCGCGACGCCGACGTGGTCGCGCACACGGGGGATTTTATGCGAGAGTCCGTCCTCGACGACTTCGAGCGCGAGGCGACCCGCCTCCTCGGCGTCACCGGCAACAACGACGACGCGGGGATCCGATCACGCCTCCCGGAGGCTCGGAACTTCACGTTCGGCGGCCTCACGTTCGCGATGACGCACCGCCGCCCGGGCGGACCGACGGCGCTCCCGCTCTTCGGCCGTCAGCGCGGTGCCGACGTCGTCCTCTTCGGCCACAGCCACCGGCCGACGTACGAGGCGACCGACGACGTCGTCCTCCTCAATCCCGGCAGCCACGCGCAACCGCGAGGGAATCGGGCCGCACACGCCGAACTCGAAGCGCGGACGGCGGGCGGCGTCGAGGGTCGACTCGTCACCGTCGACGGCGACGTCTTCGAGTCGTTCACGATCGCTCCCCGGGGCAGTTCGACGGACCGGTGA
- a CDS encoding cation diffusion facilitator family transporter: MAGSKGVVLAALFANGAIAILKFGGFLLTGSPSMLSETYHSISDTGNQVFLLVGIRFSEKESSREHPFGYGKAQFFYSFLVAVLLFGIAGWESAKHGYNAIVHGGHGAAGTLTLAGATFPSWYVNVVVLLGAIGFETYALAKANAEMQRQIDHYGWSGIREAFDKMSDVTTLTAFTEDTIALVGAALALVGILLSKATGNEVYDAVSALLIGLLLMGFALALAWENKRLILGESLPADAEADLRDVVIESPGVVHLDTFRTVYVGPQTILVTMDVSFDPETEAGEIDEVISGIEDRLLAADDRVQHVYIEPEV; this comes from the coding sequence ATGGCCGGAAGCAAAGGCGTCGTCCTCGCGGCACTGTTCGCGAACGGGGCCATCGCGATTCTGAAGTTCGGCGGGTTCCTCCTGACCGGGAGCCCCTCGATGCTGTCGGAGACGTATCACTCGATATCGGACACCGGCAACCAGGTGTTTCTCCTCGTCGGAATTCGATTCAGCGAGAAGGAATCGAGCCGGGAGCACCCGTTCGGCTACGGGAAGGCGCAGTTCTTCTACTCGTTTCTCGTCGCCGTGCTCCTGTTCGGGATCGCGGGCTGGGAGTCGGCCAAACACGGGTACAACGCCATCGTCCACGGCGGGCACGGCGCGGCCGGGACGCTCACGCTCGCCGGGGCGACGTTCCCCTCGTGGTACGTGAACGTCGTCGTGCTGCTCGGTGCCATCGGCTTCGAGACCTACGCCTTAGCGAAGGCGAACGCGGAGATGCAGCGGCAGATCGACCACTACGGCTGGAGCGGGATCCGCGAGGCGTTCGACAAGATGAGCGACGTGACGACGCTGACGGCGTTCACCGAAGACACCATCGCGCTGGTCGGCGCGGCCCTGGCGCTCGTCGGGATCCTGCTCTCGAAGGCCACCGGCAACGAGGTGTACGACGCCGTTTCGGCCCTGCTCATCGGGCTCCTGCTGATGGGGTTCGCGCTCGCGTTGGCGTGGGAGAACAAGCGACTGATCCTCGGCGAGAGCCTCCCGGCGGACGCCGAGGCCGACCTCCGGGACGTCGTCATCGAGAGCCCGGGCGTCGTCCACCTCGACACGTTCCGGACCGTCTACGTCGGTCCGCAGACCATCCTCGTCACGATGGACGTGAGTTTCGATCCGGAAACAGAAGCGGGCGAAATCGACGAGGTCATCTCCGGCATCGAGGACCGCCTGCTGGCGGCCGACGATCGCGTGCAACACGTCTACATCGAGCCGGAGGTGTGA
- the ltaE gene encoding low-specificity L-threonine aldolase — protein MAIDLRSDTVTRPSAAMREAAAGADVGDDVYGEDPTVNELEAAAADRVGTEDALYVPTGTMGNQIAARVHADRGEEVILDRESHIYCWELGGLAQLSGLQPRPVDAERAVPTPEQIESAYVETSLHRAGTGLLALENTHNGRGGVAVPPESVSAAAEAARDRDVSVHLDGARLFNACVALDVDPERMVRDVDSVLFCLSKGLGAPVGSILAGDAAFVENARRVRKLYGGGMRQAGVIAAPGVLALENVDRLETDHENAAVLARGLDDIDGLRAADPDTNIVQVFTDDLADAETFVEACEERGVLGGAHGPFLTRFCTHLDVTRADVEAAVDRVADVAADLRE, from the coding sequence ATGGCAATCGACCTTCGATCCGACACGGTGACGCGCCCCTCGGCGGCGATGCGGGAGGCCGCCGCGGGCGCGGACGTCGGCGACGACGTCTACGGCGAGGACCCGACGGTGAACGAACTGGAGGCCGCCGCGGCCGACCGCGTCGGAACCGAGGACGCCCTCTACGTGCCGACGGGGACGATGGGAAATCAGATCGCGGCGCGCGTCCACGCCGATCGGGGCGAGGAGGTCATCCTCGACCGCGAGTCGCACATCTACTGCTGGGAACTCGGCGGACTCGCACAGCTCTCGGGACTGCAGCCACGTCCGGTCGACGCCGAGCGCGCGGTGCCGACGCCCGAACAGATCGAATCCGCGTACGTCGAAACGAGCCTGCACCGCGCCGGCACGGGGTTGCTCGCGCTCGAAAACACGCACAACGGCCGCGGCGGCGTCGCGGTCCCGCCGGAATCGGTCTCGGCGGCCGCCGAGGCGGCCCGCGACCGCGACGTCTCAGTCCACCTCGACGGCGCCCGCCTGTTCAACGCCTGCGTCGCGCTCGACGTCGACCCCGAACGGATGGTCCGCGACGTCGACTCGGTCCTGTTCTGCCTCTCGAAAGGCCTCGGCGCGCCCGTCGGCTCGATTCTCGCCGGGGACGCGGCGTTCGTCGAGAACGCGCGTCGCGTCCGCAAACTGTACGGCGGCGGAATGCGCCAGGCCGGGGTGATCGCCGCGCCTGGCGTCCTGGCCCTGGAGAACGTCGACCGGCTCGAAACGGATCACGAGAACGCCGCCGTCCTCGCGCGCGGGCTCGACGACATCGACGGCCTCCGCGCCGCCGACCCGGACACGAACATCGTGCAGGTGTTCACCGACGACCTCGCCGACGCCGAGACGTTCGTCGAGGCCTGCGAGGAGCGCGGCGTCCTCGGCGGCGCGCACGGGCCGTTCCTCACGCGCTTCTGTACGCACCTCGACGTGACCCGCGCGGACGTCGAAGCGGCCGTCGACCGCGTCGCGGACGTCGCTGCCGACCTCCGCGAGTGA
- a CDS encoding DoxX family protein, translating to MSTTPTTQTSAETTFGNLLDFDLQGTLAGYWIVALRIITGYWFLHAGFTKFAFVSGEPFDASGYLLNASGSPIAGLFAWVGSTPWMLEFTNFMIPMGEFLIGLGLVVGALVRLASFFGVTLMTFFYLGNADWAHGLVNGDLMGLMLFVTVATLGAGRILGLDAILEKTELGKTRIAKFLLG from the coding sequence ATGTCCACGACCCCAACAACACAGACCTCCGCTGAAACGACGTTCGGAAACCTCCTCGACTTCGACCTGCAGGGCACCCTCGCCGGCTACTGGATCGTCGCGCTGCGGATCATCACCGGTTACTGGTTCCTGCACGCCGGCTTCACGAAATTCGCCTTCGTCTCCGGCGAACCGTTCGACGCCAGCGGCTACCTCCTCAACGCCTCGGGCAGCCCGATCGCCGGGCTGTTCGCGTGGGTCGGGAGCACGCCGTGGATGCTCGAGTTCACGAACTTCATGATCCCGATGGGCGAGTTCCTGATCGGCCTGGGCCTCGTCGTCGGCGCGCTCGTCAGACTGGCCTCGTTCTTCGGGGTCACCCTGATGACGTTCTTCTACCTGGGGAACGCCGACTGGGCGCACGGCCTGGTCAACGGTGACCTGATGGGCCTGATGCTCTTCGTCACCGTGGCGACGCTCGGCGCGGGCCGGATCCTCGGCCTCGACGCGATCCTCGAAAAGACCGAGCTCGGGAAAACGCGTATCGCGAAGTTCCTGCTCGGGTAG
- a CDS encoding MarR family transcriptional regulator, with product MARNADDAEKFGVLQSKRNATRYQILVQIAERQPAVNQQEIADAIGITAQAVSDYLQDLVGHGYVNKHGRGRYEVTKEGVDWLISQTDELRGFVEHVSEDVIGQVEIETAIATTDIREGETVSLTMRDGVLRAMSGDTGNATAVAVTDAEAGADVGITNFEGVVDYELGTVTIVSVPQVQNGGSSAVDPERVSDLAEQHDLIAVGGVEAIVAADTANLEPDIRFGSSAGVQEAATKGLDILLLTSTDLLSAHTDKLREQNLSYEVVDAADS from the coding sequence ATGGCGAGGAACGCGGACGATGCCGAGAAATTCGGCGTTCTCCAGAGCAAACGGAACGCGACCCGCTACCAGATTCTGGTACAGATCGCAGAGCGCCAGCCCGCGGTGAATCAACAGGAGATCGCCGACGCGATCGGTATCACCGCCCAGGCGGTCAGCGACTACCTCCAGGACCTCGTCGGACACGGGTACGTCAACAAGCACGGTCGCGGCCGCTACGAGGTGACGAAGGAGGGCGTCGACTGGCTGATCTCCCAGACCGACGAGCTCCGCGGGTTCGTCGAACACGTCTCCGAGGACGTCATCGGCCAGGTCGAGATCGAGACGGCCATCGCGACGACGGACATCCGGGAGGGCGAGACGGTCTCGCTGACGATGCGGGACGGGGTCCTCCGGGCGATGTCGGGCGACACCGGAAACGCAACCGCGGTTGCGGTGACGGACGCCGAGGCAGGAGCCGACGTCGGAATCACGAACTTCGAGGGCGTCGTCGACTACGAGCTGGGGACCGTGACGATCGTCTCGGTCCCACAGGTCCAAAACGGCGGCAGTTCGGCGGTGGATCCGGAGCGAGTCTCCGATCTCGCCGAGCAACACGACCTGATCGCCGTCGGGGGAGTCGAAGCCATCGTCGCGGCCGACACGGCGAATCTCGAACCGGACATCCGGTTCGGCAGCAGCGCCGGCGTTCAAGAGGCGGCCACGAAGGGACTCGACATCCTCCTCTTGACCTCGACCGACCTGCTCTCGGCGCACACCGACAAGCTCCGGGAACAGAACCTGAGCTACGAGGTCGTCGACGCGGCCGACTCGTAA
- the cbiT gene encoding precorrin-6Y C5,15-methyltransferase (decarboxylating) subunit CbiT, whose translation MAHVSLPHDAKAGPTKSEVRAVLLSKLDLTPTDHFAEVGSCTGAVTVEAARRAGRVTALERKPERVETSRKNLAANEVGGSVELRESEAPEGLPTDADALFLGGSRNYEAVLDHAVEHRIDRVVMNVSRLEVAGAATAAFRERGLLDEVVQFQVSHGYELAGATSFDSQNPVYMLVGGAGEVAADGGKAAMDDGGAATDGGETSTDGDERVRGTERSPGDSTGGGRR comes from the coding sequence ATGGCGCACGTCTCGCTCCCACACGACGCGAAGGCCGGGCCGACGAAGTCCGAAGTGAGAGCCGTCCTTCTCAGTAAACTCGATCTCACACCGACCGACCACTTCGCGGAGGTCGGTTCGTGTACCGGCGCGGTCACCGTCGAGGCCGCCCGACGCGCCGGTCGAGTCACGGCACTGGAACGGAAGCCCGAACGGGTCGAAACGAGCAGAAAGAACCTCGCGGCCAACGAGGTGGGCGGAAGCGTGGAACTGCGAGAGTCCGAAGCGCCGGAGGGGCTCCCGACGGACGCCGACGCGCTGTTCCTCGGCGGCAGCCGGAACTACGAGGCCGTCCTCGACCACGCGGTCGAGCACCGGATCGACCGCGTGGTGATGAACGTCTCGCGGCTGGAGGTCGCCGGGGCGGCGACGGCGGCGTTCAGGGAACGGGGCCTCTTAGACGAGGTAGTCCAGTTCCAGGTGAGCCACGGCTACGAACTCGCCGGCGCGACGAGTTTCGACTCCCAGAACCCGGTGTATATGCTGGTCGGGGGGGCCGGGGAGGTCGCGGCCGACGGTGGGAAGGCGGCGATGGACGACGGGGGGGCGGCGACAGACGGCGGGGAGACGTCGACCGACGGCGACGAGCGCGTGCGAGGCACTGAGCGGTCGCCGGGAGACTCCACGGGAGGCGGACGCCGATGA
- a CDS encoding cobalt-factor II C(20)-methyltransferase, whose amino-acid sequence MTLYGVGLGPGEADLVTVRGRRVLEAADVVYSPGRLSRSVATEHVPEARIGDVDFPMTRDEEELRRAWKAAAAEIAPRARDDTAAFVTLGDPNVYSTFGHLRRTLAAFHPDVDVEVVPGVSAVTAFTTALGVEIASGSSVALHEAARGAAPTGPDRMVLFKVTDVPATHEGLVDAGYDVVYGRRLYMEQGETVVTDDPEALADRDYYTLAYAEKRGLDPRPATAAFGEESGTDPGPPAQTDGGVEPTAETDGGMGSAAESLAATDLASVERAEGEACGDTVREGPSR is encoded by the coding sequence ATGACGCTCTACGGCGTCGGACTCGGCCCCGGCGAGGCCGACCTCGTGACCGTGCGCGGCCGCCGCGTTCTCGAAGCGGCGGACGTCGTGTACTCGCCCGGTCGCCTCTCTCGGTCGGTCGCGACCGAGCACGTCCCCGAGGCGCGGATCGGCGACGTCGACTTCCCGATGACCCGCGACGAGGAGGAACTCCGACGCGCCTGGAAGGCCGCCGCCGCGGAGATCGCACCGCGCGCCCGCGACGACACCGCGGCGTTCGTCACGCTGGGCGATCCGAACGTCTACTCGACGTTCGGTCACCTGCGGCGGACGCTCGCGGCGTTCCATCCGGACGTCGACGTCGAGGTCGTCCCGGGAGTGAGCGCCGTCACCGCCTTCACGACCGCCCTCGGGGTCGAGATCGCCTCGGGATCGAGCGTCGCGCTGCACGAGGCCGCCCGCGGGGCGGCCCCGACCGGTCCGGACCGAATGGTCCTGTTCAAGGTCACCGACGTCCCCGCGACCCACGAGGGACTCGTCGACGCCGGTTACGACGTCGTCTACGGCCGCAGACTGTATATGGAACAGGGCGAGACCGTCGTGACCGACGACCCCGAAGCCCTGGCCGACCGCGACTACTACACCCTCGCGTACGCGGAGAAGCGCGGGCTGGATCCGCGGCCGGCGACCGCGGCGTTCGGCGAGGAGTCGGGGACCGATCCCGGCCCCCCGGCGCAGACCGACGGAGGGGTGGAGCCGACGGCGGAGACCGACGGGGGAATGGGGTCGGCCGCGGAGTCGCTCGCCGCCACCGACCTCGCATCGGTCGAGCGCGCGGAGGGCGAGGCCTGCGGCGACACGGTTCGAGAGGGACCGTCGCGATGA
- a CDS encoding cobalt-precorrin-4/precorrin-4 C(11)-methyltransferase yields the protein MTDPQEAIDAESTARASERDPRIEAKTAGDVQEGIPFIGAGPGDPGLLTVTGRELVESSDLVVHAGSLVNSELLTEYCADAEQVSSIGKDLEELVPLMRDAHESGQNVVRLHSGDPAVYGAAVEQMDALEHEGVPTYIVPGVTSAFAASATLRTQLTLNGVANHVAFTRPQGKTLDPEDDHIGEFVGMGDVTTCVYLGTHAVDETMDRLLDDGHDPDTPVAVVYHASWPDEEVIEGTIGTIGERLAVAGYRASAMVVIGDAARKAGYERSYLYGDWANRDETASEADD from the coding sequence ATGACCGACCCGCAGGAGGCCATCGACGCGGAGTCGACCGCGCGAGCGAGCGAACGCGACCCCAGAATCGAGGCGAAGACCGCCGGTGACGTGCAGGAGGGAATTCCCTTCATCGGGGCGGGCCCGGGCGACCCGGGGCTGCTCACCGTCACCGGAAGGGAACTCGTCGAGTCTTCGGACCTCGTGGTTCACGCCGGGTCGCTGGTCAACAGCGAACTCTTGACGGAGTACTGCGCGGACGCCGAGCAAGTGTCGAGCATCGGCAAGGACTTAGAGGAACTCGTGCCGCTGATGCGGGACGCCCACGAGTCGGGGCAGAACGTCGTCCGCCTCCACAGCGGTGATCCCGCGGTCTACGGGGCGGCCGTAGAGCAGATGGACGCCCTGGAGCACGAGGGCGTTCCTACGTACATCGTTCCGGGCGTGACCTCCGCGTTCGCGGCCAGCGCGACGCTCCGAACGCAACTCACCCTGAACGGGGTGGCGAACCACGTCGCGTTCACGCGTCCGCAGGGGAAGACGCTCGACCCCGAGGACGACCACATCGGCGAGTTCGTCGGGATGGGCGACGTGACGACCTGCGTCTACCTCGGGACCCACGCGGTCGACGAGACGATGGATCGGCTCCTCGACGACGGCCACGACCCCGACACGCCGGTGGCCGTCGTCTACCACGCGTCGTGGCCGGACGAGGAGGTCATCGAGGGCACGATCGGGACGATCGGCGAGCGACTGGCGGTGGCGGGCTACCGCGCCTCCGCGATGGTCGTCATCGGCGACGCCGCGCGGAAGGCTGGCTACGAGCGCTCCTACCTGTACGGCGACTGGGCGAATCGAGACGAGACCGCGAGCGAGGCCGACGACTGA
- the cbiG gene encoding cobalt-precorrin 5A hydrolase encodes MSTDTNDTDTDAGESSGHCSTPDSDGEVAEEIAIISFERKLDAAEEIAAGIGDGYERVDIVEYHGDVFAEHWGEYDCFVGLMASGIAMRKTAPLLDDKWDDPAIVVVDEELTWAIPITGGHHGANQVADDLSRLGAVPAMTTASEAAGKQGVESKAKALDAHVVNGDSTVATNLAVLNDELGPVARLDGPRAVLVDDDVTVLKRNAEEGVVLGTGTVSGVKKSQVLDAWAAALDDLGLDFSDVDFVATGTRKEGEEGLYEAAQEIDSGVVLFERETLEAFEGPSPSRSKELIGWPGIAEASAIAGGREHDLVLEKERFDDAVTVAVGR; translated from the coding sequence ATGAGCACGGACACGAACGACACCGACACGGACGCGGGCGAATCGAGCGGCCACTGTTCCACGCCGGACTCCGATGGGGAGGTGGCCGAGGAGATCGCGATCATCAGCTTCGAGCGGAAACTCGACGCCGCCGAGGAGATCGCGGCGGGGATCGGCGACGGCTACGAACGCGTCGACATCGTCGAGTACCACGGCGACGTCTTCGCGGAGCACTGGGGCGAGTACGACTGCTTCGTCGGGCTGATGGCCTCCGGCATCGCGATGCGCAAGACCGCGCCGCTGCTCGACGACAAGTGGGACGACCCCGCCATCGTCGTCGTCGACGAGGAACTCACGTGGGCCATCCCGATCACGGGCGGGCACCACGGCGCGAACCAGGTGGCTGACGACCTCTCGCGGTTGGGCGCGGTGCCCGCGATGACGACCGCGAGCGAGGCCGCGGGCAAACAGGGCGTCGAGAGCAAGGCGAAGGCGCTGGACGCGCACGTGGTCAACGGCGACTCCACGGTCGCGACGAACCTCGCCGTCCTGAACGACGAACTCGGCCCCGTCGCGCGCCTCGACGGCCCCCGGGCGGTCCTCGTCGACGACGACGTCACCGTCCTCAAGCGGAACGCCGAAGAGGGAGTCGTCCTCGGGACCGGGACGGTCTCGGGGGTGAAGAAGTCGCAGGTGCTCGACGCCTGGGCGGCCGCCCTCGACGACCTGGGGTTGGACTTCTCCGACGTCGATTTCGTCGCGACCGGCACCCGAAAAGAGGGTGAAGAAGGCCTCTACGAGGCCGCCCAGGAGATCGACTCCGGCGTCGTCCTCTTCGAGAGAGAGACCCTCGAAGCGTTCGAAGGCCCTTCGCCGTCGCGGTCGAAGGAACTCATCGGCTGGCCCGGCATCGCCGAGGCGTCGGCCATCGCGGGCGGTCGCGAGCACGACCTGGTACTGGAAAAAGAGCGGTTCGACGACGCCGTGACCGTGGCGGTGGGGCGGTAA
- a CDS encoding precorrin-3B C(17)-methyltransferase, with translation MAETDDAVADTGASDSGAGTDATGDSPGTLYVVGIGPGLPHAMTQRAKDVVATADCVIASNLYQEFLRRDGTLPPESAEVEAAAAGDAAPDGGTSAGSESGTVLERPSGTRQTLVRSSMGRQVELAREAFERVRAGEDVAHVSGGDPNVYGKSDLLFTMAEAEGADDVPIEVVPGVTAALGGAANLGAPLSNDFCTVSLSDKWRGWDEIEEKLRAAAISGFVIVLYNCWRDYQRAIDVVREERTDDVPVGIFNDAGRGDAGRNLDDETHTITTLGEANDHDDEVGGMGTSILIGNHETAVWENEYRKHLVTPRGGRDVDDF, from the coding sequence ATGGCGGAAACTGACGACGCCGTCGCCGACACGGGTGCGTCGGATTCGGGCGCGGGCACCGACGCCACCGGCGATTCGCCCGGAACGCTGTACGTCGTCGGCATCGGTCCCGGACTGCCGCACGCGATGACCCAGCGGGCGAAAGACGTCGTCGCGACCGCCGACTGCGTGATCGCCTCGAACCTCTATCAGGAGTTCCTTCGACGTGACGGGACGCTCCCGCCGGAGAGCGCCGAGGTGGAAGCGGCCGCGGCGGGCGATGCCGCTCCGGACGGCGGAACGAGTGCTGGAAGCGAGTCCGGGACCGTCCTCGAACGTCCGAGCGGGACCCGCCAGACGCTCGTCCGCTCGTCGATGGGGCGGCAGGTCGAACTGGCCCGCGAGGCGTTCGAGCGCGTCCGCGCCGGCGAGGACGTCGCCCACGTCTCCGGCGGCGATCCGAACGTCTACGGCAAGAGCGACCTGCTGTTCACGATGGCGGAGGCCGAGGGGGCCGACGACGTCCCGATCGAGGTGGTCCCCGGCGTGACGGCGGCGCTCGGCGGCGCGGCGAACCTCGGCGCGCCGCTGTCGAACGACTTCTGCACCGTCTCGCTGTCGGACAAGTGGCGCGGCTGGGACGAGATCGAGGAGAAACTCCGCGCCGCGGCGATCAGCGGGTTCGTGATCGTGCTGTACAACTGCTGGCGCGATTACCAGCGCGCCATCGACGTGGTGCGAGAGGAGCGCACCGACGACGTTCCGGTGGGGATCTTCAACGACGCCGGCCGCGGCGACGCGGGTCGGAACCTCGACGACGAGACGCACACGATCACCACCCTCGGCGAGGCGAACGACCACGACGACGAGGTCGGCGGGATGGGGACCTCGATCCTGATCGGCAATCACGAGACGGCGGTCTGGGAGAACGAGTACAGAAAGCACCTCGTCACCCCGCGCGGCGGGCGTGACGTCGACGACTTCTGA
- the cobJ gene encoding precorrin-3B C(17)-methyltransferase produces the protein MSTNDTTETSTGTETSTDAESECGASTDSSAADTATETGSGSKCGASTSVDGSESACGASGSGLTSGSTSPSDSKCGGSKHAKTDEKVESTVDDFEADPGRLVAVGLGPGQPEGMTQRARGALLEAEHIVGYTTYVELLPDEVTESAEELYDTPMCGEVSRTEEAIDRALAGNDVAIIGSGDPNVYALAGLALEILESKGATASMVDFEVVPGVPAAQSCGARLGAPLVNDTVSISLSDHLTSMPTIESRLHAAAKEGFTIAIYNPWSRKRRENFRKCCEILLEHRAADTPVGIVHGAGRDDEEVDIVELGELEELGETDLVDMTTTILVGNEETYVWDDRMVTPRGYESKYDY, from the coding sequence ATGAGCACGAACGACACCACCGAGACGAGTACAGGCACGGAGACGAGTACGGACGCCGAGAGCGAATGCGGCGCGTCGACCGATTCGAGTGCGGCCGACACCGCGACCGAGACCGGCTCCGGATCGAAATGCGGGGCGTCCACCTCGGTCGACGGAAGCGAGTCGGCCTGCGGGGCTTCCGGTTCCGGCTTGACGTCCGGATCCACCTCTCCGTCCGACTCGAAGTGCGGCGGATCCAAGCACGCGAAGACCGACGAGAAGGTCGAGTCCACCGTCGACGACTTCGAAGCCGACCCCGGACGCCTCGTCGCTGTCGGCCTGGGCCCCGGGCAGCCGGAAGGGATGACCCAGCGGGCTCGGGGAGCGCTCTTGGAGGCCGAGCACATCGTCGGCTACACCACGTACGTCGAGCTCTTACCCGACGAGGTCACCGAGTCAGCCGAAGAACTGTACGACACCCCGATGTGCGGCGAGGTCTCCCGGACGGAGGAGGCGATCGACCGGGCGCTCGCGGGCAACGACGTCGCGATCATCGGAAGCGGCGATCCGAACGTCTACGCGCTGGCCGGCCTGGCGCTGGAGATTCTGGAATCGAAGGGCGCGACCGCGAGTATGGTCGACTTCGAGGTCGTCCCCGGCGTTCCGGCCGCCCAGTCCTGCGGGGCGCGGCTGGGCGCGCCGCTCGTGAACGACACCGTCAGCATCTCGCTGTCGGACCACCTGACGTCGATGCCGACCATCGAGTCCCGACTCCACGCCGCCGCGAAGGAGGGGTTCACCATCGCGATCTACAACCCCTGGAGCCGCAAGCGCCGGGAGAACTTCCGGAAGTGCTGTGAGATCCTCTTGGAGCACCGCGCGGCCGACACGCCCGTCGGGATCGTCCACGGCGCGGGCCGCGACGACGAGGAAGTCGACATCGTCGAACTCGGGGAGTTAGAAGAACTCGGCGAGACCGACCTCGTCGATATGACGACGACCATCCTCGTCGGCAACGAGGAGACGTACGTCTGGGACGACCGGATGGTGACCCCCCGCGGCTACGAGTCCAAGTATGACTACTGA